In Pseudomonas sp. HR96, the DNA window GACGCCGAGCTGGTGCGGCGCTGGGCGGTGGCGGGCGAAGGCATCGCCTACAAGTCCTGGCTGGATGTGTGCGACGACGTGCGCGCCGGGCGCTTGCAGGTGCTGCTGCCCGACGTGCCTGGCGAACCCTGCCCATTGCAGCTGGTGTGCCCGCACCGCCGCCAGTATTCGCCGGCAGTGCAGCAGCTTTATCAATGGCTGCGCCTGCGCTGCGAGCAGCGCGCTAGCGCTGGATGAGCGAGAACAGTGACGCGGCCGCATGCCTCACCCGCTTGATCTCGCGGCTGGCAGAGAACTCGCCGGCCTCCTGGCGACGGCGGTTGAGCTGCACGTTGAGGCCTTCCTCGTAGCGTTCCTGCAACAATGCCAGCAAGGCCGGCACGTTGAAATGCGGCTGCTCTTCGGGCACCGCCAGCGGCACGATGTGATCGAGGTCGAGCAGCTCGCGGTTGTAGTCCAGCGCCTGCTTGATGAGCTTCGCCTGGGCCGGGTCCTCAGGGTTCCAGGCGCCGGGCGGCACCAGCCGGTCGACCTGGTTCATCACGCCGACCAGTACCGGCGGCTTGCGGTCGTTGTTGGCGCTTTCCCAGGCCTCGATCAGGCCGCGAAAGTGCTGGTCCAGAGCACGGGCCGGCTGGTTGGCCTTGAGCACCCAGAGCACCAGGTCGCAGTCGATGACCTGCTCGAAGAGTTTCTTTTCCAGTTTGCCATCGCCATTGAGCCCAGGCAGGTCGACCAGGTTCATGGCCTCTTCGCCGTCTACCGAGCAGGCGTAGACCTGCACCTTGTCGGTGGCGGGCAGGGCACTGACCTCGGCGCGGATGCTCGCGGTCAGGACATTGACCAAAGTCGACTTGCCGGCGCCAACCTGGCCGATCAGGCACACGCGCAGGGCCTCGGGCGCGGCCGCCATGCGCTCACGGTCTTCGTCAGAGGCGTCGCTGCGCGGCAGGTCGGCATCGTCAAAGCGAAAGTGGCCGCCATACAGGTCGATGGCGACCTGCAAGACTTCCAGCAGCAGCAGGTGCTTGAGGCGCAGCTGGAACTCATCGCTGAGCCCGCCCAAAGCCTTGTCCGACAGATGCCCGCGCAGCTCGGCGAGCACCCCTTGCGGGGAAAACCAGCGGGCCTTGCGGTACAGGTTATAGGCGTTCATCAGCCATGGCCCGTAACGCTCGACCCGTTCGCCGAGGGTCATCAGCGAGGAGATCTTCATGCGCTCGATCATCGGCACGTTGGCCTTGAGCACCTCGCGGTAGCGGCGGCTGACCTGCTCGGCGATGGCCAGGAATTCGATGGGGGTGAAGGCCCAGGCGGCGGTGTCGGGATTGTCGCTGTAGCGTGCGGCAACCAGGCGCAGCACCTCCAGGCCGAGGTCCGGCAAGGCTGGCCACTCGGGCTGCACGGCGAGCATCTGCTGCACGTGGGGCAGCACGGCGGCGTGGGCCTGGCGGTCACGCTCGGTCCAGTAGCTCGGGGTTTCCAGCGATTGCTCGAGGGCGACGTCCAGTGCCGGCACCGCCTGGGTGCGCACGCGGCGCTTGAGCACCCACCACGGCAGCAGGCCCATCAGCAGCAGGACCACCAGCACCACCACGAACGGCAGCAAATAGCCGAAGTGGAACACTGCATACACTCCGAAGCCGGCCAGCGCCAGCAGCGGCGCCAGGGCGGCGATCAGCAGCAGTGGCAGCGTACGTTCAAGGAGTCTTGTCATCGTTGGCCACCGGCAGGATATGGTCGAAAGCCTGTTTGAACTTGGCCTTGAGGTCTTCGGAGGTCACGGCTTCGCCGCGCTGCTTCCTGTAGAAATACATGCAGGCGACCCGGCCCAGGGCGAAGGTGAAGCAGTAGCTGGCCACCGCCGCCGAGGCGCCGCCGATAGTCTGGCCGTACACCGGAATGAATTTGACCAACTGGCGCAGACCCAGCCGCGAGGCATACTGGATGCCGAACCCGGCGCCCATGGCGGCGCTGAATTCGCCGAGCAGGCGCTT includes these proteins:
- a CDS encoding GTPase family protein, with protein sequence MTRLLERTLPLLLIAALAPLLALAGFGVYAVFHFGYLLPFVVVLVVLLLMGLLPWWVLKRRVRTQAVPALDVALEQSLETPSYWTERDRQAHAAVLPHVQQMLAVQPEWPALPDLGLEVLRLVAARYSDNPDTAAWAFTPIEFLAIAEQVSRRYREVLKANVPMIERMKISSLMTLGERVERYGPWLMNAYNLYRKARWFSPQGVLAELRGHLSDKALGGLSDEFQLRLKHLLLLEVLQVAIDLYGGHFRFDDADLPRSDASDEDRERMAAAPEALRVCLIGQVGAGKSTLVNVLTASIRAEVSALPATDKVQVYACSVDGEEAMNLVDLPGLNGDGKLEKKLFEQVIDCDLVLWVLKANQPARALDQHFRGLIEAWESANNDRKPPVLVGVMNQVDRLVPPGAWNPEDPAQAKLIKQALDYNRELLDLDHIVPLAVPEEQPHFNVPALLALLQERYEEGLNVQLNRRRQEAGEFSASREIKRVRHAAASLFSLIQR